From a region of the Candidatus Acidiferrales bacterium genome:
- a CDS encoding DUF4850 domain-containing protein has protein sequence MKGFWLLCFASIGILLFASRSQAQDTTVDLRVRVMMTSSGLLGDSLFADEYPNDIQFRSAARFVNRIMAYGGAFKVWIGPRGWTGSSACGADGNVWVDLNPQNGTDSTGPYIHYWEIPACAGCIFSAAAPYFPDAMRGWNLDFNRDGKIPIKVPHGLKITSVSPTLITYTLPDSNGLKVEGVAYYNSGGEDSDASFSSAEFAMPAKDSVLTSFLLKTFIQREGLK, from the coding sequence ATGAAAGGATTTTGGCTGCTCTGTTTTGCTTCTATAGGCATATTGCTATTCGCCAGCCGTTCTCAAGCGCAGGATACCACCGTTGACCTGCGTGTTCGCGTTATGATGACTTCTTCAGGGCTCTTGGGCGATAGCCTTTTTGCCGATGAGTATCCCAATGATATCCAATTCAGAAGTGCCGCTAGGTTTGTCAATCGTATAATGGCTTATGGGGGAGCATTCAAGGTCTGGATTGGCCCGCGTGGTTGGACTGGTTCCAGTGCTTGCGGAGCTGATGGAAACGTTTGGGTTGACTTAAATCCTCAGAATGGAACAGACAGCACAGGGCCATATATCCATTATTGGGAAATACCTGCGTGTGCAGGCTGTATTTTCAGCGCGGCAGCCCCATACTTCCCTGACGCAATGCGTGGATGGAACCTTGATTTCAATCGAGATGGGAAGATTCCAATCAAAGTTCCGCACGGTCTCAAGATTACCTCGGTATCGCCGACGCTCATAACTTACACCCTTCCAGACTCGAACGGTCTAAAGGTGGAAGGAGTTGCGTATTACAATAGCGGCGGAGAAGACTCCGATGCCTCATTCTCCAGTGCTGAGTTTGCGATGCCTGCCAAAGACTCCGTTCTGACGAGCTTTCTATTGAAGACCTTCATTCAACGTGAGGGCTTGAAGTGA
- a CDS encoding SIMPL domain-containing protein, with translation MKTSLLLLLTVVSFGCQSNPPQYIAVNGTATVKVPVDYFEVRISIRNQNADLNKANEQNKALVMKMFGILKKFSITDSDFVTKTSETTESLLPSYLRYDLEKHIPGIEYAGDLILRNTADYDALFKELIALGNVEVGVYNFGSYDIKKYKEESYQQAVIDAKRRAELLLSGTGSKVGKIFKLLQDGQDRYKEYDDIEGLLSSRQALTRTAAMLALPMPNTFRKKYFDQTAAVTVIYEIE, from the coding sequence ATGAAAACTAGTCTTCTATTACTTTTGACCGTCGTATCATTCGGATGTCAGAGCAACCCGCCTCAATATATTGCAGTCAATGGGACTGCAACTGTCAAAGTTCCAGTTGATTACTTTGAGGTTCGTATCTCGATCAGGAACCAGAATGCAGACTTGAATAAGGCGAATGAACAAAATAAGGCGTTAGTGATGAAGATGTTTGGCATCCTAAAGAAGTTCTCTATCACGGACTCTGACTTTGTGACGAAAACCAGCGAGACCACAGAGAGCCTTCTCCCGTCATATTTGAGGTATGATCTGGAAAAACATATACCTGGAATTGAATATGCGGGGGACCTGATTCTCCGGAATACTGCAGACTACGACGCTTTGTTCAAGGAACTGATTGCGCTCGGCAACGTAGAGGTTGGGGTTTATAATTTTGGTTCTTATGATATCAAGAAGTACAAGGAAGAGTCGTATCAGCAGGCTGTCATTGATGCCAAGCGGCGTGCAGAACTTTTACTTTCTGGTACTGGAAGCAAGGTTGGAAAAATATTCAAACTTCTTCAAGATGGGCAAGATAGATATAAGGAATACGACGATATTGAAGGACTCTTATCCTCTAGACAAGCCTTGACTAGAACAGCGGCGATGCTTGCCTTGCCGATGCCTAATACTTTTAGGAAAAAATATTTCGATCAGACCGCCGCTGTCACGGTTATCTATGAAATTGAGTAG
- a CDS encoding tetratricopeptide repeat protein, which produces MEGKTMKIATALLMVVVISLPGYSQSKTFIREYTYTAGDADSKVTSRAIALDQVKRILLEEIGVYLQSTFEMTKQEENGGLKDLTKEQIQSITAGVTETKILEEKWNGETYYMKASITVDPEEVEKNVARIANDEGKVKELEETTRKADSAYAEIAELRKQLDEAKNENERLKARTNYEEASNRLSASDWFQKGYNAADMKDDDNAIVYYEKAIELDPNYSLAYNNLGISYYNKGNIVNAMTDYKESIQLDSHFALPHYNLGIAYYARGDTEDAIAEYEKSIELDPQYSNAYNNLGLVYYDRGQNDDAIAEYDKALAVDSRNPLPYYNLGLAYCAKGDTETAITEYEKTVEINPQYSNAYNNLGLIFYDRGEIDEAITEYDKAVEADPSNSLAYYNLGLCYDDKHNTDEAIMEYEKSIELNPQYANAHFYLGLIYLNKGDNARAVTEYEKVIELESNNSLAYYNLGLAEYNQGDNDDAITHYERSIEVDPQYTNAYYNLGLAYAAKGDNDEAIINYKKAVELSPQYTDAYNNIGLAYYSKGDNDLALENYERAVGIDPNYGLGYYNIGIVYYHEGDKEKGIRYFKKAARLGNSNAQDWLTKNGYSW; this is translated from the coding sequence ATGGAAGGAAAGACTATGAAAATTGCCACTGCATTATTGATGGTCGTTGTAATTTCTCTCCCCGGCTATTCGCAGTCAAAGACTTTCATTCGCGAATATACGTACACGGCAGGCGATGCCGACAGCAAAGTGACCTCACGCGCAATAGCGCTCGATCAGGTGAAAAGGATTCTGCTCGAAGAGATCGGAGTTTACCTTCAGAGCACATTTGAAATGACGAAGCAGGAAGAGAACGGGGGGCTGAAAGACCTGACCAAGGAACAAATACAGAGCATCACAGCCGGAGTCACCGAGACAAAAATTCTCGAGGAGAAATGGAACGGTGAAACCTATTACATGAAGGCTTCGATTACCGTCGACCCTGAAGAGGTGGAAAAAAACGTCGCGCGTATTGCAAACGACGAGGGTAAGGTAAAAGAACTCGAGGAGACAACGCGAAAAGCCGACAGTGCCTATGCAGAAATTGCGGAGCTGCGAAAGCAGCTGGATGAGGCAAAAAATGAAAATGAAAGACTCAAAGCTCGAACGAACTATGAAGAAGCCTCCAACAGACTTTCCGCCAGCGATTGGTTCCAGAAGGGGTACAACGCTGCAGACATGAAAGATGATGATAACGCGATAGTTTATTATGAGAAGGCAATCGAACTCGATCCGAATTATTCGCTTGCATACAACAATCTCGGAATCTCCTACTACAATAAAGGCAACATCGTCAATGCCATGACCGATTACAAGGAGTCGATTCAACTCGATTCCCACTTTGCACTGCCGCATTACAATTTGGGCATCGCGTACTACGCTAGGGGCGACACCGAGGACGCCATTGCGGAATATGAAAAGTCAATCGAACTCGATCCGCAATATTCGAATGCCTATAACAACCTGGGTCTCGTCTACTATGACAGGGGCCAGAACGACGATGCAATCGCAGAGTACGATAAAGCGCTGGCGGTCGATTCGAGAAACCCGCTTCCTTATTACAACCTCGGTCTCGCTTACTGTGCGAAAGGCGATACCGAGACCGCCATTACGGAGTACGAAAAGACAGTTGAGATCAATCCACAGTATTCAAATGCCTATAACAATCTGGGACTGATCTTTTACGACCGAGGTGAGATCGACGAGGCAATCACGGAATACGACAAGGCTGTCGAAGCCGATCCAAGTAATTCGCTCGCTTACTATAATCTGGGGCTTTGCTACGATGATAAGCACAACACCGATGAAGCTATCATGGAATACGAGAAGTCGATCGAACTCAATCCTCAGTATGCGAACGCCCACTTTTATCTCGGGCTGATCTACTTGAATAAAGGCGATAACGCCAGGGCGGTCACGGAGTATGAAAAAGTGATTGAGCTCGAATCGAATAATTCGCTCGCCTATTACAATTTAGGACTTGCCGAATACAATCAGGGGGACAACGATGATGCCATAACGCACTATGAGAGATCAATCGAGGTCGATCCGCAATATACGAACGCCTATTATAATTTAGGCCTTGCATACGCTGCGAAAGGCGACAACGATGAAGCGATCATAAACTATAAAAAGGCGGTCGAACTTTCCCCGCAGTACACAGATGCGTATAATAATATAGGGCTTGCATACTACTCAAAAGGCGACAACGACCTGGCTTTGGAAAATTACGAGAGGGCGGTCGGGATCGATCCCAATTACGGACTCGGCTACTACAACATCGGAATTGTTTATTATCACGAGGGAGATAAAGAGAAAGGGATCAGGTACTTCAAGAAGGCAGCTCGGCTCGGAAATTCCAATGCGCAAGACTGGCTGACTAAAAATGGCTATTCATGGTGA
- a CDS encoding cytochrome c-type biogenesis CcmF C-terminal domain-containing protein: MIGHVLILVGFAGMLIATFGYVYSFFHAKGASASGGNVDDKKFLKVARAGYHIGATSVILTAGYLMNMLLTHQFQYTYVWSYSSLSLPSALLVSTFYVGQEGSFMLWTMYTCIIGLILMNYSRRHHYESSVMGIYSAIASFLILLAVVKNPFEYVWQTWPQTAHPGMMPDDGRGLNPLLENFWIVIHPPILFLGFASTAVPFAHAISGLLRKDYRNWTNVAVPWTLFTSAILGFGITLGGFWAYETLGWGGFWGWDPVENSSFIPWLVAVASVHTLLVQRRTGGFLRANFIMGMLPFLLVLYSTFLTRSGVLGDTSVHSFETPGMWVYILLVALIGFFLILGLSLYFLRVREIPRQKIHYTLTSREFALFLGAASLVIVAGFTLIGTSAPLITNILKGQASAIDTSYYLKTNLPLAILMAAMIGLGQLFWWKKSNSQTLLKTMQLPASAATILTVIVIFAGMHDIMMVLFFISSAFAFFVNLEIAYKIAKGNPKFMGASVAHVGVSLLFIGIIASAHYDKHVTLSLPLGQPADAFGYKLTYVGTSQIDEEKTAYNVTVDNGGSKFNAPLVMYASSYNGGAIMRHPYIFSLVNYDIFSQPSLLAFIGKNMLTRDLYLSPQALEESSGSGIEASQYGVQVALNLNEPVRLGKYTMEFKGFQVADDQRQAMIDGKAFDLASLIELTNADGKTEMVMPSNKIVPGGQNELNTATTKSGDQFTVTDVHVDDKTKQASIMIGYIPAKNSSDVSLLAQAQQSNLNKKPVLVIEATIKPFINLVWGGVIIMVIGFVVTWRRRKEDLVRLGA; the protein is encoded by the coding sequence ATGATCGGTCATGTTCTGATTCTGGTCGGGTTCGCCGGAATGTTGATTGCGACGTTCGGGTACGTCTATAGTTTCTTCCACGCCAAAGGCGCATCCGCCTCTGGCGGAAACGTGGACGATAAAAAGTTTTTGAAGGTTGCGCGTGCAGGATACCATATCGGAGCAACTTCGGTTATACTGACGGCGGGTTACCTGATGAACATGCTCCTCACCCATCAATTTCAATATACTTATGTTTGGAGTTACAGTTCTCTCAGCCTCCCCTCGGCACTTTTGGTTTCGACTTTCTACGTGGGACAGGAAGGAAGTTTCATGTTATGGACGATGTACACATGCATCATCGGTCTGATCCTGATGAACTATTCGAGAAGGCATCACTACGAGTCGTCCGTGATGGGAATTTATTCTGCGATAGCTTCATTTCTGATTTTGCTGGCCGTCGTGAAAAATCCTTTCGAGTATGTCTGGCAGACGTGGCCCCAGACCGCGCACCCGGGCATGATGCCCGATGACGGCAGAGGATTAAATCCGCTTTTGGAAAATTTCTGGATCGTGATCCACCCGCCGATTTTGTTCCTCGGCTTCGCATCAACCGCGGTTCCGTTCGCGCATGCGATCTCCGGGCTGCTGAGAAAAGACTATAGGAACTGGACAAATGTCGCCGTGCCGTGGACACTCTTCACGTCGGCAATTCTCGGATTCGGAATAACACTCGGCGGCTTCTGGGCATATGAGACATTAGGATGGGGTGGATTTTGGGGATGGGACCCCGTCGAGAATTCATCGTTCATACCATGGCTCGTAGCGGTAGCTTCCGTTCACACGCTGCTCGTACAGCGGCGCACGGGAGGTTTCTTAAGAGCAAATTTCATCATGGGAATGCTTCCGTTCCTCCTGGTTCTCTACAGTACTTTTCTCACACGCAGCGGGGTTCTCGGCGATACATCGGTTCATAGTTTTGAGACACCCGGAATGTGGGTCTATATTCTCCTCGTGGCGCTGATCGGATTCTTCCTGATCTTGGGCCTGAGCTTGTACTTCCTGCGAGTGAGAGAAATTCCGAGACAAAAAATTCATTACACACTTACTTCACGGGAGTTCGCCCTTTTCCTGGGTGCCGCATCGCTCGTCATCGTCGCGGGTTTCACCTTGATCGGCACGAGCGCACCACTCATCACAAATATTCTGAAAGGCCAGGCGAGCGCGATCGACACGAGCTATTATCTCAAGACAAATCTCCCGCTCGCAATTCTCATGGCCGCCATGATCGGCCTCGGACAACTTTTCTGGTGGAAAAAGTCTAACTCTCAGACTCTTCTCAAGACAATGCAGCTTCCTGCATCTGCGGCCACGATACTCACGGTGATCGTGATATTTGCAGGGATGCACGACATCATGATGGTTTTGTTTTTCATTTCGAGCGCATTCGCATTCTTTGTGAACCTGGAGATCGCTTATAAAATTGCCAAGGGTAATCCGAAGTTCATGGGAGCTTCGGTTGCTCACGTGGGCGTGTCGCTGCTGTTCATCGGGATCATCGCGTCGGCTCATTATGATAAACACGTCACACTCAGTCTCCCGCTGGGCCAACCTGCGGATGCATTCGGATACAAACTTACATACGTCGGGACTTCGCAGATCGACGAAGAGAAAACCGCTTACAACGTCACCGTCGATAACGGCGGAAGCAAATTCAACGCACCTCTCGTCATGTATGCGAGCTCCTATAACGGCGGCGCAATCATGCGTCATCCGTATATCTTCAGCCTTGTCAACTACGATATCTTCAGTCAGCCATCATTGCTCGCGTTCATCGGGAAGAACATGCTGACACGCGATCTCTATTTGTCCCCGCAGGCGCTCGAAGAAAGCAGCGGCAGCGGAATCGAAGCGAGTCAATACGGCGTCCAGGTCGCGCTCAACTTGAACGAACCCGTCAGGCTCGGGAAATATACCATGGAGTTTAAAGGGTTTCAGGTTGCAGATGATCAGAGACAGGCCATGATAGACGGGAAAGCGTTCGATCTTGCTTCATTGATCGAACTGACGAATGCCGACGGCAAAACGGAAATGGTGATGCCGTCAAACAAGATAGTACCCGGCGGGCAGAACGAGCTTAACACCGCAACCACAAAGTCAGGGGATCAGTTCACCGTTACCGACGTCCACGTCGACGACAAGACGAAACAGGCATCCATTATGATTGGCTACATCCCGGCGAAGAACTCGTCCGATGTTTCACTTCTTGCTCAAGCGCAGCAAAGCAATTTAAACAAGAAGCCGGTGCTGGTCATCGAAGCTACAATCAAGCCATTCATCAATCTCGTCTGGGGCGGAGTGATAATAATGGTGATTGGATTTGTTGTGACGTGGCGGAGAAGGAAAGAAGATTTAGTAAGGCTGGGTGCGTGA
- a CDS encoding cytochrome c maturation protein CcmE, with protein sequence MKAKYVVGGLVIVAFIIFGAISFMQNNIEYVSAKAAAQTHRTVQVKGSWVKDMQTYYDPHTNTFHFYMADDEKTVLPVVLAGAKPNNFEIANDIVAKGRCENGVFYASDVLTKCPSKYQSKTGPQSSAQAPTDYQ encoded by the coding sequence ATGAAAGCTAAGTACGTGGTCGGCGGGCTGGTTATAGTTGCGTTTATAATTTTCGGCGCAATTTCTTTCATGCAGAACAACATAGAATACGTTTCGGCCAAGGCGGCTGCACAAACGCACCGCACCGTGCAAGTGAAAGGCTCCTGGGTAAAAGACATGCAGACATACTATGACCCGCACACAAACACATTCCATTTCTACATGGCCGACGACGAAAAGACAGTTTTGCCTGTCGTGCTCGCGGGCGCGAAGCCGAACAACTTTGAGATAGCAAACGACATCGTGGCGAAGGGACGCTGCGAAAACGGTGTGTTCTATGCAAGCGATGTCCTCACAAAATGCCCTTCAAAATATCAGTCGAAAACGGGACCTCAATCTTCAGCACAAGCTCCTACAGACTACCAATAA
- a CDS encoding CcmD family protein translates to MSSLYSFLDQHSLYVVLAIVLVIWLGIFLYLFRLDKKVNKLYEQIEDPARGSESDKEKAAR, encoded by the coding sequence ATGAGTTCACTCTACAGTTTCCTCGATCAACATTCGCTTTATGTGGTTTTGGCGATCGTATTGGTTATATGGCTGGGAATTTTTCTCTATTTGTTTCGGTTAGATAAGAAGGTGAATAAGCTATACGAGCAAATCGAAGATCCGGCTCGCGGGAGCGAATCTGACAAGGAGAAAGCAGCAAGATGA
- the ccsA gene encoding cytochrome c biogenesis protein CcsA, with product MKILIGIWIAAVAAFGFAMPIGEIPGLGPKARIIFFHVPMSWLAVLAFFMSMWYGIGYLRKKDMTYDVKSATAAELGFIFSVLATITGSIWAKFNWGSFWNWDPRETSIFVLLMIYGAYFSLRSALEIEERRASLSAVYSIVAFVTVPFFVFIMPRITFSLHPGGGGSPAPIVNANGKMYMDMNMRYVFYSSLIGFTALYIWLFQLKTRINLMANRQLSGEN from the coding sequence ATGAAAATATTAATAGGAATTTGGATTGCTGCGGTCGCCGCATTCGGTTTCGCTATGCCGATCGGCGAGATTCCGGGGTTGGGTCCCAAGGCACGGATAATATTCTTTCACGTCCCCATGTCGTGGCTCGCGGTCCTCGCATTTTTCATGTCGATGTGGTACGGCATCGGTTACCTGAGGAAAAAAGACATGACGTATGACGTCAAGTCAGCGACTGCCGCCGAACTGGGTTTCATCTTCAGCGTCCTCGCAACGATCACGGGTTCTATATGGGCGAAGTTTAACTGGGGAAGTTTCTGGAACTGGGATCCACGGGAAACTTCCATATTCGTTCTCCTCATGATTTACGGAGCATACTTTTCTCTTCGCAGCGCGTTGGAGATCGAGGAGAGACGAGCATCTCTTTCGGCGGTTTATTCGATAGTGGCATTTGTCACCGTTCCGTTCTTCGTTTTCATCATGCCAAGAATAACTTTCAGTCTCCATCCGGGCGGCGGAGGTTCACCTGCACCGATTGTAAATGCTAATGGTAAAATGTATATGGATATGAACATGAGATACGTCTTCTATTCATCTCTGATCGGGTTCACTGCCCTGTACATCTGGCTGTTCCAGTTAAAGACGAGGATAAATTTAATGGCAAACAGACAATTGAGCGGAGAAAATTAA
- a CDS encoding heme exporter protein CcmB yields MRGAAAVFTKDLYGELRTRYALNALIMFVVVTLSIVLFSTTGETVSPSLSAGILWIIIFFAAMSGLSRSFVSEEERGTTMTLQLWVKPTSVLLGKLAFNALLIYVLNAMITTAYLLTMPTFTIQSPVIFLLTILIGSFGLASASTFIAAIISKANSKGTLYPVLSFPILLPLLMSVIDATRLSVEGAPVASAADDLKIMISYAVVVTTVSILLFDFVWRD; encoded by the coding sequence ATGAGAGGAGCCGCCGCTGTATTCACCAAAGACCTTTATGGAGAACTCCGTACACGCTATGCGCTGAACGCGCTGATTATGTTCGTCGTGGTCACACTCTCAATTGTTCTCTTTTCTACGACAGGAGAGACCGTTTCACCGAGCCTTTCCGCCGGGATTTTGTGGATAATAATTTTCTTCGCGGCGATGAGCGGTCTCTCGCGGTCATTTGTCAGTGAGGAAGAAAGAGGAACTACGATGACCTTGCAGCTCTGGGTCAAACCGACGTCGGTCCTCCTCGGGAAGCTGGCATTCAATGCGCTGCTGATCTACGTCCTGAATGCGATGATAACCACGGCTTATCTATTGACCATGCCGACGTTCACAATCCAGTCGCCCGTGATTTTTCTGCTCACGATCTTGATCGGAAGTTTCGGACTAGCATCTGCTTCGACTTTCATCGCAGCAATCATATCAAAAGCAAACTCGAAGGGAACACTCTACCCCGTTCTATCGTTTCCAATATTGCTCCCTTTACTGATGAGTGTCATCGACGCAACGCGTCTTTCGGTTGAAGGTGCCCCCGTCGCCAGCGCCGCCGATGATCTTAAGATAATGATTTCATATGCCGTCGTTGTTACGACGGTTTCGATTCTTTTATTTGATTTTGTCTGGAGAGATTGA
- a CDS encoding GIY-YIG nuclease family protein, which yields MFNNFWFVYFLKSLSKDFLYVGSTNSLKRRFAEHNDGMVQSTKVYRPLKFAGLIGVETEQQARKLEKYFKTGSCKAILKKRILSEHI from the coding sequence ATGTTCAACAACTTCTGGTTTGTGTATTTTCTGAAAAGTCTCTCAAAGGATTTTCTGTATGTTGGTTCAACAAATTCGTTGAAAAGACGGTTTGCTGAACATAACGACGGCATGGTGCAATCTACAAAGGTCTACAGACCCCTAAAGTTCGCTGGGCTCATCGGAGTCGAAACAGAACAGCAAGCGAGAAAATTAGAAAAATATTTCAAGACCGGGTCGTGCAAAGCGATTCTGAAGAAAAGGATCCTGAGCGAACATATTTAA
- a CDS encoding GIY-YIG nuclease family protein: MSWVYVLWSEKLQKRYVGSTERSPEERLKDHNKKKTTFTARGTTWVLVHVESYPTLVEARKRESFLKTGVGRKWLDEHVAPPHSKPKSIEGSEP, from the coding sequence ATGAGCTGGGTTTACGTCCTTTGGAGTGAGAAACTTCAAAAACGGTATGTCGGTTCAACGGAGAGGTCTCCAGAGGAGAGGCTTAAAGATCACAACAAGAAGAAGACAACTTTCACTGCAAGAGGCACAACTTGGGTACTGGTCCACGTTGAATCCTACCCGACACTAGTCGAAGCTCGAAAACGTGAGTCGTTTCTCAAAACCGGCGTCGGTCGTAAGTGGCTCGACGAACACGTGGCGCCACCACATTCTAAGCCTAAATCAATCGAGGGTTCTGAGCCGTAG
- a CDS encoding tetratricopeptide repeat protein, translated as MSTDDFDFTFDDEQFDEFEKHNIDEEIRRLRKEEPTFSNIAALEEIIDYFMSQDKYEDALFFANKLVAIMPASAENLARRGEINEALGKFEVALEDYTRAIELNPVEVDALIGRASCLQMLDMFEEALDNIDRALDIEPGSYEALMNKGVILEKLGKYEDASKVFKYLTELDPEDKDAWFELAYCFDYLEEPDRSLKCYDNVIELDPYNHRAWYNRGIALSALGKYQTAVESYDMAIAIDEKFSAAWYNRSNALLSMGKLQEAIKSYKTTLKYEPNDVATWHNMATAYEELGEYKEAIRCYTEALKGDTNHIESLFGRGVCYDAINMYKKALVDFNRASELDGSDHDIWHAKGDVEFTLELFKDSVESYRRVTELKQDNVDAWVDLGDALVECDNFNEALQSYDKAIEISPDWGEAYYQKCKCCLQIGAYDDAIRGAKKALELEPHKINTFFQDFGQIQHSNPEILIKFVFPVYQWLVNEKKYKESH; from the coding sequence ATGAGCACTGATGATTTTGATTTTACGTTCGACGACGAGCAATTCGACGAGTTCGAAAAGCATAACATCGACGAGGAAATAAGACGCCTCCGCAAGGAGGAACCAACCTTTTCGAACATCGCCGCATTGGAAGAAATAATAGACTATTTCATGAGTCAGGATAAATACGAAGATGCCCTTTTCTTTGCGAACAAATTAGTCGCGATCATGCCTGCAAGCGCCGAGAATCTGGCACGAAGAGGGGAGATAAACGAGGCGCTGGGGAAATTTGAAGTCGCGCTGGAAGATTACACCAGAGCGATTGAATTGAATCCGGTGGAAGTTGACGCATTGATCGGAAGGGCAAGCTGTTTGCAGATGCTTGACATGTTCGAAGAAGCCCTTGATAACATAGATCGGGCTCTTGATATCGAGCCCGGAAGTTATGAAGCCTTGATGAATAAAGGGGTGATTCTCGAGAAACTCGGAAAATACGAGGATGCTTCGAAAGTTTTCAAGTATCTGACAGAGCTTGATCCTGAGGATAAAGACGCGTGGTTCGAGCTGGCATATTGCTTTGATTATCTCGAGGAACCGGACAGATCTTTAAAATGCTACGACAACGTGATAGAGCTGGATCCGTACAATCACAGAGCATGGTACAACCGCGGCATCGCATTGAGTGCCCTTGGAAAATATCAGACTGCAGTTGAGAGCTACGATATGGCAATTGCGATAGATGAAAAGTTCAGCGCGGCATGGTATAACCGGAGCAACGCGCTTTTAAGCATGGGCAAACTGCAGGAAGCGATCAAGAGTTACAAGACGACATTGAAGTATGAGCCCAACGACGTCGCAACATGGCACAACATGGCAACGGCTTATGAGGAGCTCGGCGAATACAAGGAAGCAATTCGATGTTATACGGAGGCGTTGAAAGGCGATACGAATCATATCGAATCCCTTTTCGGCAGGGGAGTGTGTTATGATGCGATCAACATGTATAAAAAGGCGCTCGTTGATTTTAACAGGGCATCGGAACTGGACGGCTCCGACCATGATATATGGCATGCAAAGGGCGACGTGGAGTTCACGCTGGAGCTCTTTAAGGATTCAGTGGAAAGCTACCGGCGCGTCACGGAACTGAAGCAGGATAATGTTGACGCGTGGGTTGATCTCGGGGATGCTTTGGTCGAATGCGATAATTTTAATGAAGCGCTGCAATCTTATGACAAAGCCATTGAAATTTCTCCCGACTGGGGAGAAGCGTATTATCAAAAATGTAAATGCTGCCTCCAGATCGGCGCTTATGACGACGCAATCAGAGGTGCCAAGAAAGCTTTGGAGTTGGAACCTCATAAGATCAATACCTTCTTTCAGGATTTCGGACAGATCCAGCACTCAAATCCTGAAATCTTAATTAAATTTGTTTTCCCAGTTTATCAATGGTTGGTGAATGAAAAAAAATATAAAGAGTCTCACTAA
- the aroE gene encoding shikimate dehydrogenase: MKKNIKSLTKLVGIIGHPIAHSWSPVIHETAFKLAKLNYSYSAFDVHPKRLGDALKGMSALGIVGVNVTVPHKEAVMEHLDEISADARLVGAVNTIYVQNDSLVGHNTDVDGAVAALKPYRDQIADENVTIYGAGGGARAVVYSLIAHFKPAQISVINRDTSRAELLKKFFFDSQNYKNIRVVELHNINEGTVVESSKLIVNATQVGMSPAVSENIMVQDDRDYDGKIFFDLVYNPVHTSFLRAAKKKNAVTISGLEMLYNQAASAFELWTGVAMPLERVRAKLDERFLGEGSRKKQKVSAH; this comes from the coding sequence ATGAAAAAAAATATAAAGAGTCTCACTAAGTTAGTCGGGATTATAGGTCATCCGATTGCGCACAGCTGGTCTCCTGTAATTCATGAAACGGCATTCAAGCTTGCCAAACTGAATTATTCTTATTCTGCATTTGATGTCCATCCGAAGCGCCTGGGCGATGCGTTGAAGGGAATGTCGGCTCTCGGGATAGTCGGGGTAAATGTGACGGTTCCTCACAAAGAAGCCGTCATGGAACATCTCGATGAAATCTCCGCCGACGCAAGACTCGTCGGAGCAGTAAACACTATCTACGTCCAAAATGATTCGTTGGTTGGCCATAATACCGATGTGGACGGAGCAGTAGCCGCATTGAAGCCTTACCGCGACCAGATTGCGGACGAAAACGTGACGATTTATGGCGCGGGCGGCGGAGCGCGCGCAGTTGTCTATTCGCTTATCGCACATTTTAAGCCGGCTCAGATTTCGGTCATCAACCGCGATACGTCGCGTGCCGAGTTGTTAAAGAAATTCTTTTTCGATTCGCAGAATTATAAAAATATCAGAGTGGTTGAGCTGCACAATATCAATGAAGGAACTGTGGTGGAGTCAAGCAAACTCATCGTAAATGCGACTCAGGTCGGGATGTCTCCTGCGGTGAGTGAGAATATAATGGTACAGGACGACCGTGACTATGATGGAAAAATCTTCTTCGATCTCGTCTATAACCCGGTTCACACAAGTTTTCTCAGGGCTGCCAAGAAGAAAAATGCTGTCACGATCAGCGGACTTGAAATGCTCTACAATCAGGCCGCAAGTGCCTTTGAGCTCTGGACGGGAGTCGCAATGCCTCTGGAAAGAGTACGCGCCAAGCTTGACGAAAGATTTTTAGGAGAGGGTTCTCGGAAAAAGCAAAAAGTCTCAGCTCATTGA